The following are encoded together in the Thalassolituus oleivorans MIL-1 genome:
- a CDS encoding DUF1329 domain-containing protein gives MFKQQAKIWGGAVALSLMITGANAGVPAEQAAKLGGDEFTPMGAIKKAEGNIPAWLGGVPAGKGGLDAKGKITNPFPEDKPKFVITAANYKDYSANLSDGQKAMFAKYPDTYRMPVYETRRTASYPETIYAATKANATNTVLLDDGNGLSNFVEGAPFPFPQSGVEVVWNHITRYRGGSVARVVGQATPQVNGDFTVVRFQDEFTFRNKLTDYDPNVDANVLFYFKQDVLSPARLAGNVLLVHETLDQVKEPRKAWVYNAGQRRVRRAPQVAYDGPGTASDGLRTADNLDMFNGSPDRYDWKLEGKMELYIPYNSYALKDSKLKYSDIVKAGHINQDLTRYELHRVWKVTATLKEGKRHIYAKRVFYFDEDTWQATEIDHYDGRGALWRVAESHNVMYYDKKVPWYAVETLYELTSGRYLVLGLDSEEDGGYEYGFKRSQADYTPAALRREGVR, from the coding sequence ATGTTTAAACAACAAGCAAAAATATGGGGCGGCGCTGTAGCGCTGTCTCTAATGATCACCGGTGCTAATGCAGGTGTTCCTGCGGAGCAAGCCGCAAAGCTAGGCGGTGATGAGTTCACCCCAATGGGTGCTATCAAAAAGGCAGAAGGTAATATTCCGGCATGGTTAGGTGGTGTACCTGCTGGTAAAGGCGGATTGGACGCAAAGGGTAAAATTACTAACCCATTTCCTGAAGATAAGCCTAAGTTTGTAATTACCGCAGCAAACTATAAAGACTATTCAGCGAATTTAAGTGATGGTCAAAAGGCGATGTTTGCTAAGTATCCAGATACTTACAGAATGCCAGTATATGAGACCCGTCGTACTGCAAGTTATCCTGAGACTATTTACGCAGCGACAAAGGCTAATGCCACGAACACTGTATTGTTGGATGATGGTAATGGCTTGAGCAACTTCGTCGAAGGCGCTCCTTTTCCATTCCCTCAAAGCGGTGTTGAAGTGGTATGGAACCATATCACCCGTTATCGTGGTGGTAGTGTTGCCCGTGTAGTTGGTCAAGCTACTCCGCAAGTAAATGGTGATTTCACTGTTGTGCGCTTTCAAGATGAGTTCACGTTCCGCAACAAACTAACGGATTATGACCCTAATGTTGATGCCAACGTTCTGTTCTACTTTAAGCAAGATGTACTTTCACCGGCTCGTTTAGCGGGTAATGTACTATTGGTTCATGAAACTCTCGACCAAGTAAAAGAGCCTCGTAAAGCATGGGTTTATAATGCTGGTCAGCGTCGTGTGCGACGCGCTCCTCAGGTTGCTTACGACGGTCCAGGAACGGCATCGGATGGTCTGCGTACTGCGGATAACCTCGATATGTTCAACGGCTCTCCAGATCGCTACGACTGGAAGCTAGAAGGCAAAATGGAATTGTATATCCCATACAACTCTTACGCTTTGAAAGACAGTAAGTTGAAATATAGCGATATCGTAAAAGCAGGTCACATAAATCAGGACCTAACTCGCTATGAATTGCATCGTGTGTGGAAAGTGACCGCAACTCTAAAAGAAGGCAAGCGTCATATCTATGCTAAGCGCGTATTTTACTTCGATGAAGATACTTGGCAGGCCACAGAGATTGATCATTACGACGGTCGCGGTGCGTTATGGCGTGTGGCTGAGTCTCACAACGTGATGTACTACGATAAAAAGGTACCTTGGTATGCCGTTGAAACTTTGTATGAATTAACTTCTGGTCGTT
- a CDS encoding DUF1302 domain-containing protein, which translates to MTSKAMYKVFKKAPLALALTSAMGAAHAVEFNFGDFSAQLDNTISYGIAWRVEDRDKDQIMPANGSDFGFTGQGSSYNYDDGTLNYSQGDVYTHVLKFSSDLELNYKNYGGFFRGRAYYDAALMDQDTDFKPLNEATENAAGKGAELLDAYVWADYDLGDTPVTFRLGRQVLSWGESTFIQGGINSINPVDASAFRKPGAEVKEGLLPVSMAYTSIGITSDVTLEAFYQLEWEKTRTDPCGTFFSTVDFVADGCGPVILGGEADERDMLAFRQAEIDAGVPLSSRVSPVTERLPDDQPKDSGQFGAALRWYSEALGDTEFGLYYMNIHSRVPYINGAVTNYDSTGTVTGTKGAQVNANATYDTYRPLYQIAYPEDIQIMGVSFARSTESGMSIGGEISYKPDAPLQWNAFELIVSGNGAPYSRLYQQRAEEGGSASDLYGEIAKGYDEFDIWQAQTTIIKFFDNAFGADRIALVAEFGLNFIPDLPDTDDARYGRSGAYGIGNNDGVWDLAGSTNFCTAETFGGAANSGKNVQSSNCTDDGYVTKLSGGIRLRGGMDFNNAFAGVNMSPNMSVAFDKGNGPEPGSQFIDDRLTVGLGVSFVYLNQTSVDVSYTNFSGGKYNQLKDRDNISLSAKYSF; encoded by the coding sequence ATGACAAGCAAAGCTATGTATAAAGTATTTAAGAAAGCCCCATTAGCACTGGCATTGACCAGCGCAATGGGCGCCGCTCATGCGGTTGAATTTAACTTTGGTGATTTCAGCGCCCAGCTTGATAACACCATCAGTTATGGTATTGCGTGGCGTGTAGAAGATCGCGATAAAGATCAGATCATGCCAGCCAATGGCAGTGATTTTGGTTTTACTGGTCAAGGTTCTTCGTACAACTATGACGATGGTACGTTGAACTACAGTCAGGGCGATGTTTATACCCACGTTTTGAAGTTCTCATCAGACCTTGAGTTGAACTACAAAAACTACGGTGGTTTCTTCCGTGGTCGTGCTTATTACGATGCCGCCTTGATGGATCAGGATACCGATTTCAAACCATTAAACGAAGCAACCGAAAACGCTGCAGGTAAAGGCGCTGAGTTATTGGATGCTTATGTGTGGGCTGATTACGACCTTGGTGATACTCCAGTGACCTTTCGATTAGGTCGTCAGGTATTGAGCTGGGGTGAAAGTACCTTTATTCAGGGTGGTATTAACAGTATCAACCCAGTGGATGCGTCGGCTTTCCGTAAGCCTGGTGCTGAAGTTAAAGAAGGTTTATTACCCGTTAGTATGGCCTATACCTCTATTGGTATTACCAGCGACGTAACGTTAGAAGCCTTTTATCAACTTGAGTGGGAAAAGACTCGTACTGACCCGTGCGGTACTTTCTTCTCTACCGTTGATTTCGTTGCGGACGGATGTGGTCCAGTTATTTTGGGGGGGGAAGCTGACGAGCGCGATATGTTAGCGTTCCGCCAAGCCGAGATTGATGCGGGTGTGCCTTTATCATCTCGTGTATCACCAGTAACTGAGCGCTTACCTGATGATCAACCGAAAGATTCTGGTCAGTTTGGTGCTGCTTTACGTTGGTACTCCGAAGCGCTGGGTGACACTGAATTCGGTTTGTATTACATGAATATTCATAGTCGCGTGCCATATATCAATGGTGCCGTAACAAACTATGACTCTACAGGAACGGTAACCGGTACCAAAGGTGCGCAGGTTAATGCCAACGCTACATACGACACGTATCGTCCCTTGTATCAAATTGCTTACCCGGAAGACATCCAGATTATGGGTGTGAGTTTTGCGCGTAGTACTGAAAGCGGTATGTCTATCGGTGGTGAAATTAGCTACAAGCCGGATGCGCCACTGCAGTGGAACGCTTTCGAGTTGATCGTATCTGGTAACGGCGCTCCATATAGCCGTTTGTATCAGCAGCGAGCTGAAGAAGGCGGATCTGCATCTGATCTTTACGGCGAAATTGCTAAAGGTTACGACGAGTTTGATATTTGGCAGGCTCAAACCACCATTATTAAATTCTTCGACAATGCCTTCGGTGCAGACCGTATTGCTTTGGTTGCCGAATTTGGCTTGAACTTTATTCCTGATTTACCGGATACCGATGATGCTCGTTATGGTCGTTCTGGTGCTTATGGTATCGGTAATAACGATGGTGTTTGGGATCTAGCTGGAAGTACCAACTTCTGTACCGCTGAAACTTTTGGTGGAGCAGCTAACTCAGGTAAGAACGTTCAAAGCAGTAACTGTACTGATGATGGTTATGTGACCAAGCTATCCGGTGGTATCCGTTTGCGTGGTGGTATGGACTTCAACAACGCATTTGCTGGCGTCAACATGTCTCCGAATATGTCGGTTGCCTTTGATAAAGGTAATGGTCCAGAACCCGGTTCTCAGTTTATTGATGATCGTTTGACTGTTGGCTTAGGTGTGTCGTTCGTGTACCTAAACCAAACGTCTGTTGATGTGTCTTACACCAATTTCTCTGGTGGTAAGTACAACCAACTTAAAGACCGCGACAACATTAGTCTGTCAGCTAAATATTCATTCTGA